ACGCGCACAGAGAAGCTGATCGAGCAACTCAACCTGGGGCATGTTCGCAAGACGCGTGGCTATGCGCTGAGCGGCGGCGAGCGCCGGCGAGTAGAGATCGCTCGTTGCCTGGCCATCGAGCCGGCATTTATCCTGTTGGATGAGCCGTTTTCTGGAATTGACCCGATCGCCGTGCTCGACTTGCAGGAGATCATCTTCGGTTTGAAGCGGAGCGGCATTGGAGTTTTGATTACGGACCACAATGTGCGCGAGACGATGTCGGTGACTGATCGGGCGTACATTATTAACGAGGGAAAGATATTCCGCGCTGGCACGCCGGGCGACCTGGGGCGGGACCAGGAGGTGCGAAGAATCTACCTGGGTGACAAGTTTTCGATGGATTAGAGCTAAGACAAACACACGGTACAACTTCTGTTGTAAGAGCACCCACCATCGTGAGAGGGTGCGCGTGCAAGTGTTCGCGTTAGACTTGCGCAAGAGAGATGAAGGAGTTGTAGACTGTGGCCTGACAGCCCTCCCCTAGCGTGCTGGAACGTGTCGCGAGCGTGGAAGCGGCATATCTAACAAATCTTGTTTACAAGCAATGAGTTACTGAGGACCCTGAGACGTGCTGCTTCAACCCAAGCTGAATTTGAAAGTCTCGCAACGCCAGGTGCTGACGCCCGGGCTGGTGCAGATGGTCAGCGTGTTGGCCCTGAATAAGCTTGAGCTCAAGGAGATGATCAATACCGAGATCGTCGAGAACCCTGTACTTGAGGAGATTGAAGAAGCGGGGGTCTCGCTGGACGAGCGGGCCGGCATGGAGGGCGACCGCGAACGCTCTGCGGAAGAGGTAGCGGCAGAAGGCGAGCGCGCTGAAAAAGATCCCTTCGACGAGATCGATTTTGGCAACTACTTCCAGGAGTATCTCGATCCGGGGTTCCGGACGGCCTCGAACTTCGAGGAGTACGACAAGCCATCATTCGAGAACTTTTTGTCGCAGCCTGGAACGCTGAGTGACCACCTGATCTGGCAGCTTGGCTCGTTGACTCTGGAACCCGAGGTCCGTGCCGCCTGCGAGTTGGTTGTTGGAAATCTGAATGAGAACGGTTACCTGACGGCGACCGACGAGGAGCTTGCCGAGGCGCTGGCCGGTTTGTGGACAGAGTCGCCCGAACCGATTCCGTTCGAGCGAGGTTCACGCCGCGGCATCGAGGCCCAGCCGTCAGAGATCGAAGCGGAACAAAAGGCCGTCTTGCAACTTGCAGCGGCGGCCGCGGCCGATGAAGACCATAAGGAGCTTCTGCGCCTGGTCCGGGAAGGGCGAACGATTGTCAACAACCTCGACCCGGTGGGCGTGGGAGCGCGCGATCTGCGTGAGTGTCTGACCATTCAGATCCAGGCACAGCAGAAAGAGGCGATGCTGGTGCTGGAGCGGCAGCGCGCCAGGGCCGGAAAGAACGGTCACAAAGCGCCGGAGAATGGTAAGGAAAACAAGCGCGGCGACGTCTTCAGCATTGCGTCGTACATCGTTGCCAATTGCCTGTCGCTGTTGCAGAAAAAAGACATGCGCGAGTTGACGCGCTGCTGCGGCCGCGACGCCGAAGAGGTGCAGTCGGCGGTGGAGTTTATCCGCACGCTCGACCCTCGCCCCGGCCAGCGGTACAACCAGGTAGAGACGAGATTGATTGAGCCCGATGTCGCATTCGTCAAACGGGATGACAAGTATGTCGTTCTTGTGAACGAAGAGGACATGCCCGCGCTGCGCCTGAACCACAGCTATCGCCGGATGCTTCAGGAGAAGCAGACCGAAAAAGAGGTCAAGGAGTACGTCAAGGAGCGGTACAAGTCCGCGATCCAGTTGCTGAGAAACATCGAGCAGCGAAAGAACACGATCGTGCGAACCTGCGAGGTGATCGTGCGCAGGCAGACGGATTTTCTGGAGCATGGTGTCGAGGCGCTGAAGCCGATGATGATCAAGGAGGTCGCCGAGGAGATTGGCGTCCATCCTTCGACGGTAAGCCGTGCTGTGGCCAACAAGTATGTCCATACTCCGCAGGGCGTCTACGAGCTGCGGTTCTTCTTCTCCGAGGGAGTGAACGGTCCGGAGGGCGGCGACCTTCCGCTGGTCCTGCTGAAGCGCAAGGTGAAGAAGCTGATTGAAGAGGAAGATCCGCGCAAGCCACTGACAGACGATCATCTGGCGGCAGAGCTGCAACGCCAGGGTATCCAGGTAACTCGCCGCACAGTGGCGAAGTATCGTGAGGACATGCAGATTCCGAGTACCCATCAGCGGCGGGTACGTTAGTTTCTCTCTTGTAAAACATGTCTGGCGGTTCCTCGCTCGATAGCGTGAGCAGGCGTAATATGTCTGCACGAGGTACCCCGATGAACCTGGACTACACCGGAAGACAGACGACGATCACAAAAAAACTGAAGACGCAGACCGAAGCCGGAGTTGAGCGTATCGCGAAGATTATCGGCAACGCGGGAAACGTACATGTAATTCTGACGACCGAAAAATACAGGCACACGGCCGAACTGACGGTGCAGACGCGCAGCCTGAAACTGGTAGCTTCATGCGAAGCCACCGATATGGAGACGGCGTTGCGCGACGCACTCGCCACAATCGAAAAACAGGCGATCAAACACACCAAGAGGAAGACGACGATCAAGCGGAACGCGAAGGATGGCGTTCGGCAGGTTGCCGTTTCGCATGTGGAAGAAGAAGTACCGGTGGCTGTAGGGGCTGAGCTGGTCAAGGCGGCATCCCGCAATGGAGATGCGCGAAAGGCGGTGCCCATGCTGGTGCACTCCTTCCCCTCGCAATCGCCGCTGGCGGAGCCGCACCTGGTTCGCTCCAGGGACGGCGTCGCCATGCGCCCGATGACGCTGGAGGAGGCGGTAAAGGAAGCCGCATTCCGCGACCGCGAGGTCTTTGTCTTTCGCGACCACGGCGGCCAGGCGATGGTGTTGCATCGCAAGCGCGACGGCAAGATGGAGCTGATCGAAGTTCCTTGAGACGGGTTTGCGTTGCGCAGCCATTCTGTATGAGTGGCTGCGTGACGCGAAGGTCGCAAGCCTTCCTTGACGCGAGGATGCTAGGATTCCAGTCATGCCACGCAAGAGCGCGAAGAAGGCAGCAGAGAATGTAGCCAGGTCCGATGCCGCAAAGGCTGGCGTCAAGACCAAGGGCGCGGAACAGAATAAAAAAGGCGAACTGGTCATTCTGACCGGTCTGTCAGGGTCAGGTAAGCTCTCGGCGCTGAAGACGTTTGAAGACCTGGGATTCTATTCGGTCGACAACCTGCCGCTGGAGCTCGTGCCTCGGTTTGCGGATCTTGTGCGCCAGTCGGCGGAGATTGAACGTGCTGCGCTGGTCGTCGATGTGCGCGAGGGAATGCGGCTGGATGAGTTCCCGGCGATCCTGAAGAAGGTTCGCAAAGTGCTGCCGACGCGGGTGCTCTACCTCGAAGCGAGTGACGAGGCGTTGATCCGCCGGTTTTCCGAGACGAGGCGACCGCATCCCATGGGACGGTCGGACACCGTGGTGAAGTCAATACGCGCGGAGCGGAAGCGCCTGGACCCGATCCGCAATGTTGCCGACATTGTGCTGGATACGACGAAGTTCACGGTGCATGACCTGCGAGCGCACATCGGCGCCCAGTTCGAGCGCGACGCCAGCGACCGCAATCTCACGATCTCCTCGAATAGCTTTGGCTTCAAGAATGGAGTGCCGACTGAGGCCGATCTGGTCTTCGATGTGCGTTTTCTCCCGAATCCGCACTTTGTGCCTGAGTTCCGCAAGCTCACCGGGAAACATCCAAAGGTTGCCAAGTATGTGCGCGACTTTCCGCAGGCGGCCGAGTTTCTGGATAAGACAACGGAGATGCTCAAGTTCCTGCTGCCGCACTACATCAAGGAGGGCAAGAGCTACCTGACGGTCGCCTTTGGGTGTACCGGAGGACAGCACCGGTCGGTGTTTATTGCAGAAGAGATGAAAAAACGGCTGGCTGCGGCAGGGTATCGCGTGAAGACATCGCATCGCGACATGCCGCGATGATCGCGCCCGCGCAATAGAATAGAGAGATGGCCTGCATGAACAAGATCGGGAGAGTGGCGGCTTGAGGCGCATCTGGCGATTGCTGCTCTATGTGCGGCCGTACTCGCTGTACGTGCTTGCTTCTGTGCTGTTGATGGCAATGGTCGGCGCGATGTCTGCGCTGCGCGTGTTGCTGGTCAAGCCCATCTTCGACAACGTGCTGCGCCCCGATGCGGTGACGCACAGCGTCCTCGTCTATGAGATTCCGCGGGTTGGATGGCGGTTGAACCTACACTTTCTAGTGCCCAGCCACTTCCAGAATGCGTGGACAGTGGTGGCGTATGCTCTGATCGTCTCCGCTCTCGTGAAGTCGGTGTGTGACTATCTTGGGACCTATCTCGTGAATTATGCCGGCTTCGGCATGATCACCGATCTTCGCAACGACCTGTATAACGCTGTGTTGCGTCGATCGGTAGCGTTCTTTCAGAAGCACACAACAGGAACCTTGCTCTCGACATTGATCAACGACATCGAGAAAGTGCAGTTTGCGATGTCGACGGTATTGAGCGAGTTTTTGCAGCAGTTGTTCACCTTGCTGTTCACCATCGGCGTCGTCATCCTGGTTGGCGGCAAGATGGCATGGGTGCTGTTGCTTTTCGTCCCGATTGTGATCTCGTCGGCACGGCGCATCGGCAAACGGGTGCGTCAGACAACGCGCAAAGGACAGGACAAGCTGGCCGAGATACAGAACATCCTGCACGAGACCATTACGGGCAACCGCATCGTGAAGGCCTTCGGTATGGAGTTGTGGGAGATGAACCGCTTCCGCAGGGCTGCACGAAGACTCTTCCGCGCGAACCTGAAATCGGTAAGCGTGCAGGCGATCAGCTCGCCGCTGATGGACGCGCTGGGATCGGTGGGGATTGCCGGACTCCTGCTCTTCGGGCGGACGAGGATTCAGAACGGCGGAATGACAGCGGGATCGTTTGTGACGTTCCTGATTGCGGTCTTCACGCTGTACGATCCGGTGCGCAAGTTCGCGCTCTTTTATAACAGCTTCCAACAGGCACTGGGAGCAAGCGAAGACATCTTCAAGTTCATGGACGCGCAGGATGATGTTCGAGAGAAGCGTCGCGCGCATGTGCTCAAGGGATTCAGCAAGGGCATTGCGTTCGAGCAGGTTGCATTCGCTTACGCCGACGACAATGGCGAAACGACAGAGGTGCTGCACGATATCAACCTCGATGTGAAGCCCGGTGAAGTGATTGCCTTCGTGGGGCCGAGCGGTGCGGGCAAATCGTCGCTCGTAAATTTGATTCCGCGCTTCTTCGACGTCAGCGCAGGCAAGATCACCATCGATGGCTACGACCTGCGCGATGTCACGATTGCTTCGTTGCGCGAGCAGATCGGCAAGGTGACGCAGGAGACGGTGCTGTTCAACGACACGGTGCGCAACAACATCGCCTATGGACAGCCGGATGTTCCACTGAGCAAGGTGGAGGAGGCGGCGCGCATGGCCCTGGCGCACGACTTCATCATGAAGATGCCGGACGGCTACAACACGAAGGTCGGCGAGAAGGGCGTGCGGCTGAGTGGCGGCGAACGGCAGCGGCTGGCGATCGCGCGCGCCATCCTGAAGAATGCGCCGATCCTGATACTGGATGAGGCGACCAGCGCGCTCGACACCGAGAGCGAACAGTTTGTGCAGGCGGCGCTGGCCAACCTGATGCAGGGGCGCACGGTCTTTGTGATTGCGCACAGGCTCTCGACAGTGCGCAAGGCAACGAAGATCTGCGTGCTGGAACGCGGCCGCATCACCGAGACGGGGACACACGATGAACTGATGCTTCGTTCGGGAACCTACCGCAGACTCTACGATCTGCAGTTCGGCGACGAAGGTCTTGCCGTTGCGGGGCAGGCTGTGTTGCAGCCTGTGGAACCGGAGGGATTTGCTTGAGCGTGATCTATTCGATGACCGGCTTTGCCAGCGCGCGAAGCTCTGCGGATGCGAAACCAGGGTTTTCAATCGCCATCAAGAGCGTCAACCATCGCTTTCTCGATCTGCACATGCGGCTGCCTTCGTACTGCGACGCGCTGGAGATGCAGGTGCGCCGGTTGCTGAAAGAGACGTTGAAGCGCGGACACATTGAAGTCACGCTGCAGGTGGACAGAAAGGCCGGCGGGCAGATTGAATTGAACTCCGAGCTGCTCGGCGCCTATGTTGAGGCCTTTCGCGAGGCCGCTGCAACTTACGGCCTGGAGAATCAACCGGACCTGAACTCGCTTCTGCGGATTCCCGGCGTCATGACGGCGGAGACGCCTACCGGGGTTGAAGGCAATGCAGAACTTGATGCCGCGGTGATGGCAGCAATGCCTGCGCTGATTGAGAGACTCAATGACGTTCGAGCGCAGGAGGGCACGGCGCTGGCTGCGGAGCTGAGGTCGTCAATGGCCAGGCTGCGAGGCTTTGCCGATGAGATGGCGCAGCTCCGCAACGGCGTTCGCGTGGCTCAGGTTGAGCGCCTGAAGACCAGGCTGGCGGAGCTGACCGGCGGCGCCGGAGTCAGCGAGGAGAGAGTGCTTGCCGAGGCCGCGGTGCTTGCGGAGAAGAGCGACGTTGAAGAAGAGATTGTGCGTTTGAGGACGCATATCGACCGCTTCAACACGATGTTGGACGAGGGCGGCGAACTGGGCAAGCGGCTGGATTTTCTATTGCAGGAGCTGAACCGGGAAGCCAACACGATGCTCTCGAAGACCGGCTCAGCAGCAGGCGACAACAGTTTGCGCATCACCGAGCTGGGGTTGGAGATCAAAGCCGAGATCGAAAAGGTGCGTGAGCAGGTTCAGAACATCGAGTAGGTTGCAGTTACACTGAGAGCATTCAGACAGGCTGGTTGCTGGGAGCAGATGGCGGGAATACTGTTTATCATCTCGGCCCCTTCGGGGTCGGGCAAATCGACGCTGGTGAGCGAGCTCAGAAGGCTCGTCGAAGGGCTGGACTTCTCGATCTCGTACACGACGCGGGCGCCGCGCGGTTCGGAAGAGAATGGCCGCGAGTACTACTTCACAACCCGCGAAGAGTTTGAGCGCATGGTGGCCGCGGGAGACTTTCTGGAGTGGGCGGAGGTCTTCGGCAACTATTACGGCACCGCCGTCTCCGCCTTGCAACATGCGAAGGACCTGGGCAAGGACCTGCTGCTCGACATCGATGTGCAGGGCGCGGTGCAGATGATGCAGAAGATGCCCGAGGCGGTATCCATCTTCATCCTGCCTCCGAGCCCGCAGGTGTTGGAGAAGCGCCTGCGCAATCGCAGCGCGGCCGAGAACATGACCTCCGAGGCGATCATCGAAAAGCGCCTGACGGGCGCGAAGGGCGAGATCAGGAAGGTGTGGGACTACAAGTACGCGCTGGTCAATGATGTGCTCGAAGAGGCTGTCGCGGAGATGCGCGCAATTGTGCTGTACGAGCGCGGCGTTCAGGACGGAGTGGAAGAGCTGGCAAAGGGATGCCGGACCGACACCGCCTCGCCTAAGCTGAAGGCCGTTCTTGATGCCTTCGGCGGATAGTTCCGCAGCGCCAAAACGGTACTTGATCGGCGACTTCCCCAGAACCTGAATGACGCAGTATAAAGGTCGCATCCATATGCAGACTTTTTTTCTACGCTCTCTTTACCTCATTACGTTAGCGGTGACTGGAATTGTTCATGCGCAAAGTGCGTCGGAGGTTGATCCGATGCTGGGCGCGGACAAAGGCGGCAATGTCTTTGTCGGGCCGACGCTGCCCTATGGCATGGCGAAGCCGGGCCCGGACTACGGCGACAACCAGGCAAACTCGGGATGGGAGGCGAGCGGCAACCTGAACGGCTTCTCGCAATTGCACGTCTCGGGCACAGGAGGCGGGGCGAAGTACGGCAACATCCTGGTGCAGCCAATGATGGACGCGGCCGATCCTGCGCATAGCTCGGCTACTCGTGAAGACGAGCACGCTGAGGTGGGATACTACTCGGTCAAACTTGGCGGGTCAGGGATTCACGCGGAGGTAACGACGGCGCGACGTACTCCTGTCTATCGCTTCACGTATCCGGCGAGCGGTCAACGAACGCTCCTCGTCGATGTTGGCCATCTGCTCATGAAGTTGCACGACTCTCCGCATCGCTATCCCGAGGGACAGGTGGTTTATTCCACCGATGTCGAGGTGTTGTCGCCCACGGAGATCGCCGGAGAGCAGGCATCGGTGATGGGCTGGAACATCCAGACCACGCCGATGCGCGTGTACTTTTATCTCGTGACCGACACGCCTGCCGTAGCGAGCGGGACGTGGGAGGACGGCAAGCCGGTGAAGGCAGGAGCGAAGACTGCGAGCTACAAGATGCCCTTCACGATGAAGACGCTGCCCGAGCCTCCTGCGCCGATTGTCAGTACCGGAGCCTATCTGACGTTTGCCGCGAGCGCAAAGCCGGTGATGGTGAAGGTTGGCGTCTCGTTCGTCTCGGTTGCGCAAGCGAAGAAGAATGCAATGACCGAGGTCGCGGGGTTCGACTTCGACAGCACGCGCAAGGCCGCGGTTGCGGCATGGAACAAGGAGCTTTCGACAGTGAAGATTGCGGGAGGCACCGCGAGCGAGCGCCAGCAGTTCGCCACCGGGCTTTACCACTCGATGCTGATGCCGGTCGATCGCACGGGCGAGAACCCGCTATGGCAGAGCGCGACGCCGTACTATGACGACTTCTACTGTATCTGGGACACCTTCCGGTCTTCTACGCCGCTGTTGACGCTGCTGCACCAGGACCGCGTGACGGCGATCCTGCAATCGCTGCTGGAGATTCAAGACCATGATGGGTTCTTCCTCGATGGCCGATCAGGCAACTTTGCAGGACGCACGCAAGGCGGCTCCGACGCGGAGATGATGTTCACCGATGCGTTCGTCAAGCACCTTCCGGGGCTCGACTGGGAGCGCGTCTATCGCGCGATGGTGCACGACGCAGACGTAGAGTCGACGGCCTCGATTCGCTTCGGGCGGGGAGATCTGGATGATTGGAAGAAGCTCGGGTATCTCTCGATTGAACACTCCGACCCGGCGGGCGGACCCGACCGGCCGGGTTCGCGGTCGATGGAGTACGCTGCGAACGACTACGCGGTTGCGCTGCTGGCGAAAGGCTTGAATCACGATGCCGACGCGAAGAAGTTCATGGCGCGCGCGGAGAACTGGAAGAGGCTCTGGTATGCCGACGCCGTCGACCACACCGAGGGCGGCGACGTGAAAGGGTTTATCTGGATGCGTCACGCGGATGGGCGATGGAAGGAGAACTTCGATCCGCACCTGGTCGGCACCTGGTATCAGGACAATTTTTACGAGGCGTCGACGTGGACGTACTCGCTCTACGTTCCGCAGGACGTTCGCGGGCTGATCAAGATGGCCGGAGGTCCGGCGGAGTTCAAGAAGCGCCTCGATCTCTTCTTTGCCACTGGAGAACAGGGGCGCTATCGCTACGACGTTGGCAACGAGCCGGGCTTCCTCTCGCCGTATCTCTACAACTGGATCGGAGAGCAGAGCAGCTCGGCGAAGACGATTCGCGCGATTCTGCCGGCCAGTTATCACACCGGCACCGATGGCCTGCCGGGGAATGACGACTCCGGTGCGATGGGGTCGTTTCTGGTCTTCAACCAGATGGGCTTCTTTCCGGTCGCTGCGCAGGACGTTTATCTGATTGGCTCGCCCACGTTTCCGCGTTCATCCATCACGCTGGCAAACGGAAAGAAGTTTTCTGTCGTCGCGGAGAACACCTCTCCTGAGAACGTCTACATCGCAAAGGCGATGTGGAACGGCAAGCCATATACGCGCTCGTGGTTTACCCACGAGCAGCTAATGGCGGGAGGAGAACTGCGGCTGACGATGACCGATAAGCCCACGCACTGGGACACGGGCACGGCTCCTCCTTCCATGTCGGACAGATAGAGCCGGGAAGCGGCTTTGCCAGACGAAGAATGTTCTGGTAAACAATTGACCAGATATCCACAGATTTTTTCGGTGGAGTTTCGTGAGGCTGAGATAGATTCAGACGCAAAGGGAGGACACACGCATGTCGAGCGAGAGTGCATTCCACAATAAGTACAGCCTGGTAAAGGGCGCGGCGCGGCGAGCACGGCAACTGCAATCCGGTGCGCCGCCGCTGATTACGGCAAAGTCGATGAAGGCTTGCCGCGTGGCCCAGGACGAGATCAGGCAGGGCCAGGTAAAGTACGTGCTCCCGAATGCGCCTGTAGCCTCCGAACCACAGTCACACTAGCTCGCGCTGCAAGGGCTGTAGTCTCCGCGATAGCATAGAGCCATGGCAGGAGAAGCAGAAGAGCAGCTGCGCGCGTACGTGGAATATCTCCGCGACCTGGGCGTGTACGATTTTTACCGCCGGGGTGCGCCGGTTGCTGTGATCGCAGAGGAGCCTGTGTGGCAGGCTTCGGCCGTCGCTGAGGCCGCGGCGCTACAAGAGCGCCCCGCCGCTCCGCCTCCGGCTGACCCTCAGAAGCCTGAACCTGCAACCCCTGCTGCGATGCCGGCGCATCTTGCCGAACAACCCCTGGAGTCATCCATTCCGAAGCTGATCAGTTTCAACGACCTTGCACCCTTGCCTACGGAGCGACTGGCGGCTGCAGACAAGCCTGCGGCCCTCAAGACGATCCAGGAAGAGATTGGCGACTGCACGCGGTGCCCGCTGGCCTATGCAGGCAGGCACAAGATCGTCTTTGCTGACGGCGACCCGAGCGCGCGGTTGATGTTTGTGGGCGAAGGTCCCGGCGCGGATGAAGACGAGCAGGGGCTGCCGTTCGTGGGCAAAGCCGGACAATTGCTGAACAACATGATTACCGCGATGGGCGTGAAGCGGGAACAGGTCTACATTGCGAACATCGTGAAGTGCAGGCCGCCTGCGAATCGCACCCCGGAGCCAGTTGAGGCGACGACCTGCTCGCAGTTTCTGCTGAAGCAGATCGACATAGTGCAGCCGGAGGTCATTGTTGCTCTGGGTGCAACGGCAGCCACCTACCTGCTTGGAGTGAAGCAGTCGCTTGCGGGACTGCGTGGTCGCTGGCATAGCTGTCGCGGGGCCAAGCTGGCTGTCACGTACCATCCCGCATTTCTGCTGCGCGACCCAAGGCAGAAGGTTGAGGCGTGGAAGGACCTGCAGATGGTGATGAAAGAGATGGGGTTGAAGGCTCCGGCGAAAGCGTAGAGCGGCTGTCATCGTGGCGAATCACTATGGCGGTGGGATGCGGACTGTGTTTGCGCGGCAGGAGCGGATGGGGCCGCACTGCGTGGGCGTCAGTTTCTTGTCGAGGCAGACCTCGACGGCTGTGAGGTAGTTGTTGCCGCAGGAGAGTGCGAGCGAGGTGCTGGGTATATCTGGATTCGTCGATGTGAAGAGACCGAGAATCTGCGCAGGTGGCAATGATATCTGGTGGTCGAGCTGCGTGAGCGTTGGTGGAATCCTGACCGATTGCATGGCCTTGCGGGCGGCGGTGAAGAAGGCGTCGGGCGAGAGGCCGGAGCAGGTGCCGTGTGTCTTCCACTCGTGCTGGAGCAGGCCGGGGTCAGGGTAGATGTCGCTGTATTTGGATGGGTCGGCGGGCCCGGGAGCGTTGGAGCAGTTCTGCGGATAGCTTCCATCGGTATTCTGCGGCCACAGACCGTGGAGGACGAAGGCGAGGTGCTGCGCGCACTCGGGCTTGTCGGCGTGGCTGTGGCAGAACTCCGGAGACCAGGAGAGATTGAGCAGGTAGTAGTCGAACGCCTGCGGAGCCGTCGGAGTGGACTGCGCCAGAGCTTCGTCCGCGCGTGCCGGCCTGGGTTCGGGCGTGGGAGCGGGGCGCGGGTTACACGCAGCGGTCGTCAGCAGAAGTGCTGCGAGAAGAAGCGAGAGGCAAGCGGCGGCGGTCTTCTTCATGGTGAGGAGAGCATAGCAGGGAGAGATAGATAGCGGCACAGTGGCGGGAGATGCCCGCGTTGTGTTTCACTTTCTGGCATGGCCAACGTACAGACTCGCCGCAACTTTCTGCTGACGGCACCGCTTGCCGCCGCAGTCGCCTCCCCTCTTACCTCTTCAGCAGCTACGCTGCTACACGCAACCGCCGGAGCGTTGGCAGGCCAGGGAGGCGGTGCGGCTGCCTTTGAATTCTTTCCGGCGGCTGAAATTGCCGCAGTCGTAAAGGATGTGCAGGCCTCGCACGGCACAAAGAACCTGATGACCTCGAAGACGACCGCCATGGCGTTCACGATCAACGAGGAGACCGACAAGGTTGCCAAGGAGTTCGAGTACCACGCACATCGCGACCACGTCTTCCAGGTGCTCTACGGGGAGACTGAGTATCAGCTAGGCGGAACGCCGAAGAACGCGCGCGAGACGAAACCTGGCGAGTGGCTGGCTCCCGAGTCGGAGGGCTTTACGAGCGTGAAGCTGAAGCAGGGTGACTATCTCTCGGTTCCGCGCATGACGCCGCACAAACGAATTACGACAGGGAGTGTAACGTTGCTTCTGATTGCGGCGACCTCGTAGAAACATTTAAATTTCAAGGCGAAGAGCGGCCCTCTGATCAGTGGGCCGCTTCTGTCTTTGTACCGGTTGATTGCAACTTTGCGAGTGCGGATTTGGTATCGCCGCGCGTGGGTTCAAGTTCGAGTGCGCGCTGGTAATTTTTGATCGCTAGGTCTGTCTTGCCGGTTTCGGCATAAGTATCGCCCAGGTTGTTATAGGCATTGTCAGAGTTGGGATGCAGCTCGATACAGCGGTTGAAGACGGCGATTGCGTCGTCATATTTTTTCTGCTTTAGCAGAAAGTAGCCGGCGGAGTTGATGGTCTCTTCAGCGATGGCATTGCTTTTGAGCTGTGGCGCGTAGGTTGTGAGAGTTTGCGCCCCGCTGTGGACGGTGTTGTGGATGAAGCGGACATTTAGTGAGTCGTAGGTATCGTATTTGATCCACGCGAATGCAGGATGATCGCCGCCAAGGGCATCGTGCACAATAGCTGGCGCGATGGAGAGACCGTTGGAGCTGTTGGCGAAGAAGACGACGGCGTTGCGGCGTTTGAGGTCGACGGAGACGAAGGCTTTGAAGGCTCCGTTGTCGCCCCAGTGCCACAGGTACTTGCCGGTGGTGGCCTGTTCGATCCCCCAGCCTAGTCCCCAGAAGAGATTTGTGGAGAGCTTTGCCGGCGCGTGGTCGGTGCAGTTGGTGCAGGTGGGATCAA
This genomic interval from Acidobacteriota bacterium contains the following:
- the lptB gene encoding LPS export ABC transporter ATP-binding protein, yielding MKTLSTEEIGKSYGGRHVVRGVSLKIEQGEVVGLLGPNGAGKTTSFYMIVGLVRPDAGQVLVDGHDITRLPMYLRARSYGISYLPQEPSVFRKLTVEDNILAVLETQQLSWEGRRTRTEKLIEQLNLGHVRKTRGYALSGGERRRVEIARCLAIEPAFILLDEPFSGIDPIAVLDLQEIIFGLKRSGIGVLITDHNVRETMSVTDRAYIINEGKIFRAGTPGDLGRDQEVRRIYLGDKFSMD
- a CDS encoding ABC transporter ATP-binding protein, encoding MRRIWRLLLYVRPYSLYVLASVLLMAMVGAMSALRVLLVKPIFDNVLRPDAVTHSVLVYEIPRVGWRLNLHFLVPSHFQNAWTVVAYALIVSALVKSVCDYLGTYLVNYAGFGMITDLRNDLYNAVLRRSVAFFQKHTTGTLLSTLINDIEKVQFAMSTVLSEFLQQLFTLLFTIGVVILVGGKMAWVLLLFVPIVISSARRIGKRVRQTTRKGQDKLAEIQNILHETITGNRIVKAFGMELWEMNRFRRAARRLFRANLKSVSVQAISSPLMDALGSVGIAGLLLFGRTRIQNGGMTAGSFVTFLIAVFTLYDPVRKFALFYNSFQQALGASEDIFKFMDAQDDVREKRRAHVLKGFSKGIAFEQVAFAYADDNGETTEVLHDINLDVKPGEVIAFVGPSGAGKSSLVNLIPRFFDVSAGKITIDGYDLRDVTIASLREQIGKVTQETVLFNDTVRNNIAYGQPDVPLSKVEEAARMALAHDFIMKMPDGYNTKVGEKGVRLSGGERQRLAIARAILKNAPILILDEATSALDTESEQFVQAALANLMQGRTVFVIAHRLSTVRKATKICVLERGRITETGTHDELMLRSGTYRRLYDLQFGDEGLAVAGQAVLQPVEPEGFA
- the rpoN gene encoding RNA polymerase factor sigma-54 codes for the protein MLLQPKLNLKVSQRQVLTPGLVQMVSVLALNKLELKEMINTEIVENPVLEEIEEAGVSLDERAGMEGDRERSAEEVAAEGERAEKDPFDEIDFGNYFQEYLDPGFRTASNFEEYDKPSFENFLSQPGTLSDHLIWQLGSLTLEPEVRAACELVVGNLNENGYLTATDEELAEALAGLWTESPEPIPFERGSRRGIEAQPSEIEAEQKAVLQLAAAAAADEDHKELLRLVREGRTIVNNLDPVGVGARDLRECLTIQIQAQQKEAMLVLERQRARAGKNGHKAPENGKENKRGDVFSIASYIVANCLSLLQKKDMRELTRCCGRDAEEVQSAVEFIRTLDPRPGQRYNQVETRLIEPDVAFVKRDDKYVVLVNEEDMPALRLNHSYRRMLQEKQTEKEVKEYVKERYKSAIQLLRNIEQRKNTIVRTCEVIVRRQTDFLEHGVEALKPMMIKEVAEEIGVHPSTVSRAVANKYVHTPQGVYELRFFFSEGVNGPEGGDLPLVLLKRKVKKLIEEEDPRKPLTDDHLAAELQRQGIQVTRRTVAKYREDMQIPSTHQRRVR
- the rapZ gene encoding RNase adapter RapZ translates to MPRKSAKKAAENVARSDAAKAGVKTKGAEQNKKGELVILTGLSGSGKLSALKTFEDLGFYSVDNLPLELVPRFADLVRQSAEIERAALVVDVREGMRLDEFPAILKKVRKVLPTRVLYLEASDEALIRRFSETRRPHPMGRSDTVVKSIRAERKRLDPIRNVADIVLDTTKFTVHDLRAHIGAQFERDASDRNLTISSNSFGFKNGVPTEADLVFDVRFLPNPHFVPEFRKLTGKHPKVAKYVRDFPQAAEFLDKTTEMLKFLLPHYIKEGKSYLTVAFGCTGGQHRSVFIAEEMKKRLAAAGYRVKTSHRDMPR
- a CDS encoding YicC family protein; amino-acid sequence: MSVIYSMTGFASARSSADAKPGFSIAIKSVNHRFLDLHMRLPSYCDALEMQVRRLLKETLKRGHIEVTLQVDRKAGGQIELNSELLGAYVEAFREAAATYGLENQPDLNSLLRIPGVMTAETPTGVEGNAELDAAVMAAMPALIERLNDVRAQEGTALAAELRSSMARLRGFADEMAQLRNGVRVAQVERLKTRLAELTGGAGVSEERVLAEAAVLAEKSDVEEEIVRLRTHIDRFNTMLDEGGELGKRLDFLLQELNREANTMLSKTGSAAGDNSLRITELGLEIKAEIEKVREQVQNIE
- the raiA gene encoding ribosome-associated translation inhibitor RaiA, with the protein product MSARGTPMNLDYTGRQTTITKKLKTQTEAGVERIAKIIGNAGNVHVILTTEKYRHTAELTVQTRSLKLVASCEATDMETALRDALATIEKQAIKHTKRKTTIKRNAKDGVRQVAVSHVEEEVPVAVGAELVKAASRNGDARKAVPMLVHSFPSQSPLAEPHLVRSRDGVAMRPMTLEEAVKEAAFRDREVFVFRDHGGQAMVLHRKRDGKMELIEVP